TATTCCATCAACCAGTCCCAGGTGCAGCGCTACATCTCCTGCAAAACCTTAACACATGCCAAGATGTGAGTGTTTCTGCCCgccatacaaataaaatatCACTAATGCTGCATACACTGACAAGTCTTAGATaattgtgtttttcctctcgCAGGTCATTATATGTCAACATGATTGGCTTATGTCTAACTGTGAGTCTGGCTGTGTTTTCTGGCCTCACCATGTTCTCCATTTACAAGAACTGTGACCCGCTCACTAATGGTGATATAGGCGCCCCTGACCAGGTAACTGTGATGTAGCAATTGTCTCTTTATGCATAACCAGATGGACTACACAGCACTATATAACCAAACATTATGGGTGACAGTAAAAATTGTGCATATATTTGTAACCCAGCTGCTTCCCTACCTTGTGATGGATATTCTGGCAGCCTATCCTGGAGTCCCTGGCTTATTTGTGGCTGCTGCATATAGCGGGACCCTTAGGTGAGGCCTGAGagacaaacaagcaaaattTCATTCTTTCACATCAAAGTAAGCATGCTGCACTAGATAAGAAAAGTGTTACGCCAAAGTGTCCTAATAGATAAGGGACACAGGGAAGGAAAGCATGACCTGATACGACTTCTGGTCATGTTCCTTTCTGAGAAGAAGTCATTGTTCCATTGACTAATGCAAAATATTTTACCATTAATcagcattattatttatttttgaatacAAAAGGCTACACATTATCTACATACTACATGCAACTAATCTAATCTTTAATCCAAATGCATCAACCTTTCTTTTCAGTAGCTCAAAGACTACCATTGCATCTGTTTCAGCACTGTGTCTTCCAGCATTAATGCCCTCGTTGCTGTCACTGTGGAGGACTTTATTCTTCCTCTGTGGAAAAACCTGACACAGAAACAGGTGTCCTGGCTCAACATGGGTCTGAGTAAGTTGTGCTCTGACGTTGGTATCCTTCAGTGGTAATTGATTTAATCGCAGaactgaaaaaagtaaaaatataatttgagaatGTTGAgaatttttacatttatattttagggaTTTGGCTGGTTCTGgtgacttacaatgaatgcaacagtagaatatgcTTGAAATGTCAACTTTGCCAGCATCATAAACAACCCGTATTAAAAGTGCAGGAGTGAAAGCCACAGCACCcagtaaatgtaaataaataacatacttCCATAGTATTCCCAGAATGGTCATGTGTTTTAGAAAAGTGGAATGTCAAGAAATGAGTCAAGCTGATATAAATTTTCAAGAAAAATACGTCAGACACTTTATAATGTAGCTATATTCATCTATATTACTATCCTGAGCCCAACAGTAATCACTGCACAGTATGACTCCTTTGGGGTTACAAGATACAACCATTATCTTATCATGTTATTCTTAGCAGCCAGTTACACGGGTTACCAGTTTCACTGTGTGTGAGTTATGACATGATagataatgtgtttttgtaaaaaaaaaaaacagtagacaATCTGATAgctgaaaaaaacccaaagcaaATCCCATGCAATTACACTGCAATaaagagagagtaggagaaATAGGGAATAAGAAATGAACataaaataattgtaataaACTTCATTTTTGCAGCACTTTTCCTaaagcagagtttacagagTGCTTTATAGGGAATCATGCAAAAACTATGCTTAATGGTAGAATCATGTTTAATTAAGTGAAATCAACATTAAAAATGCTGATACAGGCTCTTGCATAAACTAGGAGGTTATGAATTTATTTGAGATGTGTAAGAGCTGGTTGTCCTGGGTGTGGCCTTTTGTGTGTGAAAGCTGAGGAAGACAGAATGTACCTTTGTCCCATTCAATTTAATGTAAACACTGCTTCCTGTCGATTTGTATGGCGTTTGTACACAAGGCCACAATTGTTCATGTATGTTAACGTTTACTTATAGCTtgtttaattgaatttaaatacATATGGGAGTGCATTTGTGAGAAAGAGTCAGAAAGAAAAGGATTGTTATTAAGATAATTCATTTTGAAATACATTGAGCCCTGTGGGATTTACTTGCTCATACCCCAAAAGAGCAGGTCTGTGTTTAAAGACTAAAGGAAAACTCAGATTTCAGttccatctaaaaaaaaaaaaaaaaactctcaaaAAAGGCATTTTGAAATGCGATAGTTTGAATATGCacatattaaaattaaaaaccccatgtagaaacaaaaaaatgactcaaaattTCATGCAGTAGCCAGATTTCTGCTCAGCTTTTAAGAATGTTTATTTTATGGAAATCAATTAATGTCATCTTAACAAATTCCAGGTGTGTTCTTTGGTTTCCTGTGTATTGGGATGGCTGGAGTTGCTTCTTTGATGGGAAGCATTCTGCAAGTAAGCCTCTCTAACGCCACGCAGCAACACAACTACAGCCATTTATTGCTCTACAGCACCACCTACTGCTGAATATTAGGAATCACACCCAGTTCCTCCTGACAGTTTTCTATTTGCAGGCAGCTCTGTCCGTATTCGGAATGATCAGTGGGCCTCTTCTTGGTCTTTACCTATTAGGCATGTTTTTCCGCACAACAAACTCAACAGTGAGTATTCCCTATCACAAGTATATTCACTAGCACAACCATGccttgaggtttttttttcctaaatagAATCTTTCTGACAGCACTTAAAATcttgctacataaataaatccCTGTAAACATCTAAGAATCAGAGTAAATCCAGTCTAACATGGTGGGGTATCATATTTACTTTGCAGGGCGGACTTGTGGGACTGATCATCGGCCTTGTGTTGACTCTGTGGGCAGGCATCGGATCCCAGATTTACCCTCCCACAGATGAAAAGACGAAACCCCTCCCACTCAGCACCGCAGGCTGCAACAACACAATGGGCCAGAACTACACAACGTTGGCTCCCTGGACCAGTCCAGTAACATTAACCCCTCAGGATGAGTGAGTCACATTACAGCCACCTCAAAACGTACGTTAGTAAAGAACGTAATACGGTCATGGTAAGTAGGAATAGTCATTATCATATTATGtagcaaatgaaaacaaagatcaGTGCGTTGTAGCTATTAAAATTAATGAATATGGACTAAAAATCTAGTGAATATTGAATAAAATCTCCTGAGTACAACTTTAAAGTAACCAAGATAGGGGGGAAAAAGAGCCACTCccaaaaaagtttaaaaagacttttattttatttggctattcatttttaaaaaaaaaaagaaaactgtgcCCAACGCATTTTGGCCTTACAACCTTCATCAGTGTAAGGAAGCTCACAAAGAGGAAATTGTCTCACATATAATATGCGCTTGATGATGGCTAAACAGATGGAAGCGATTACAAATCATCTCAGAGTGCCATGTCatggcaaaggctttggaaagaaattcatacataggcatcaacttcactatttacatttgtctaaaaaactaaatttcaagcatttaagaataagcctttagatcaaaatggctttaagataagtaaacacatagtacattcaatcaggtgcgTCCCAACTTTTTacagtgtatatactgtatatatcataGATGAAAAAGGGTGCTCTTGTCACTGTTACACCAAGACAAGTGTGGAACAACAGATCTGGTAATGTTTGGGTCACAAGAGTGATGAGTgaaattatttgttttgtctctcagtGGCAGGCCGGCGCTGGCAGACACCTGGTACTCTCTGTCTTACGTTTACCTCTGTCTCCTGGGCGTCCTGAGCACAATGGTGACCGGCCTGCTGGTGAGCATGATCACAGGTGagccatcctcctcctctgcctcccgcTTCCACTGCAGAGACAGGTCAACACCGGTTTAGCCTAATAACCGTTCAATATGAAAAGCCATTACAGTTACGTGATTACTTATTTACTTCTCTTTAGGTGGATGCAAACAGGAGAAGCTGAGCTCTGATCTGTTTGTGACGAAACGTGACCTCATCTGTTTCAACTGCTGCAGTAACTCGCAGGTAAAGAGATTGTTGCTCTTGTCAGATAATTGGAGACAgattgaagatgttttacccaCAGAACTACACAGTATTTTTTAAGTTACTGATATGCTGCTTATGTTCTCAACCCACAACAGGCATCAGACTTGATGGAAAAGGATTCCACGGATCTCCACATGGGAGCTGACAACTCTCAATTCACAGACTCGCGCTTTGACATAATGGATAAAGATGTTGAAAAAGTCACTAAATTTTAATGCTGCTATGTCAGTATACTGTTCCAGTCTCAGAGAGACATTTTTAATGGACAAAACACTTTTTCCATAAACATATAAATGACAACCCACAATGGTTTTGCTGCTACAACCCAGTGGAACATTTAagtcacaacaacaaatcatttTAACTCTAAGATGTGCCTGTTTATATTGATACAAATTTTGGAGTATTTGAAACATGTTGCTAATATGCAAAATTGCTGTATATTTTGTTTCATATCAAATAAGcatcaaataaaatattttgtttgtttaatgtcaGTTCACAAATACAAATCAAATTACTTCATTCTTGACAACCAGTCATGCTGCAACATGGAAAATGATTCATTCTTGCCTATTCATGCTGACACAAATGCTTGTATATTTGAGGCATAttgtaattttgtgtttttttttgctttacaaTATGTATGATGATATTACTGTTTTCGGGGGAGAAGTTTTAGAGCATTTGTTATGCCTTGTTAGTTTTATATGGACATGGTTCATTCTTTATTCACTTCCTGTGCAATTTAGTCACAACCTTTACTGATAATAAATCCTTTGTAAAAAGTTCAGCAGTGttgactgaaaacacacacacacacacaatcattcaATACAGAGAACgtgagtgaatgaatgtcaGAGGGCATGCCAGAAagacgagacagagagaaaaaaaacaatgaaacttAGTTTTTTAAAATGATCTATGTCTATGATGTACTTCTAAGGTAAATATAATGCATTATTTGCTTTGTGATGTACTTAAATGCTTTGGCACTATTGGTTCTCTTGAAgtggcgggtgttaatttcccaccttgTTCACTTTCATCCGTGCCAATAAAGTTTACTTGaactgaaattgagagagagagagagagacagaaagagagagacagagagagagagaaagacagagacacacagagagagagagagacagagagagagagagatacagagagagagagagagagcaagcgagcgAGCTTTGGTCAGGGTAATAACCTTGTTGCTTGTCTCCTTGGCAACATACAATAGAGGAAGTTTACAAAGAACTGACCTGCCCACTTTTACCTGCCTCGATGCCAGGAAGACAATCCTTGTGCTGTTTCTGGCGCGTAGGGAGTGGAGAGTAAGCTGTCATATCAAGGGGGTGGTGAATGACTTTCAGGGAAGTGAACAAAGTTCCTGTTTTCACTCTCGCAGACAGAGCAAGGTGAGCTGAATATTTCATCTGTCCGTGGCAATGACTTGGCAAAACGATTAGTAATAGAGATTgaaaacatatactgtatattcatttcAAGGCTTTGGCTTTGACAAGCTTTCATTTGAGAGATAGATTAGAAATATTATAGTCCTTATGACTACAAACGTTCAGAGTGTTGATATGGATTATCTCTTTAATGCCAAGAAGAGCATTTAGGGTGTACCAGCTTTCAAAATATGAGTCAAATACTGCTGCAAATATCATTTTAATGAAATCTTTGAAGATACACTGGAGATGACATACTTACAAAGGGTCACTACTTGTCACGTTTGATTGTGCAAGCTTGAAGAGGCTTAAATACAGAGTAAACACAGACTAGATTTTGTTGCTGCATATTACTAAGGGAAGGATTGTTGCCCTTAAACAGTTCGGTGGTTCTAATGTTTGATCTTGGTGTCCTTTACCAATGTAGTCTTTACAACATTTGCTCTTTTACTTGAGGGTGAGCccatgtttttattctgttttccagTACAGAACTCAATGGCCATGGATACCAACTTTGTTCCTCTGGCATGCTGCCTTCTGACCCTTTCTTTCGCTACAACTACACCACCATCAGAAGAAGGGGGTTTGAATTTGGCTGCCAATTTGACTGGCACAGTTACAATGTCAACTCCTAGCTTAAACTTGACACACACCACTGCCATGGGAGCTCCATCTAACACCACCGCTGATGGTATGACAGTCTTTGCAACAGTTATCTCAACCTTGACTGAGGGCACAACTCCCTTTGCCAGCACTACCCAAGATGATACAGCACTCACCAAGGCCACAGCAACATCTGAGAGCACAAATCACCCCCAGACGACTCAGTCAACAGCCATCTGGACCTCTGCAACAGATGGTGCATCCTTGACGACCACAATCCCCAGCACTGAAACTCCAACCTTCACTGTGCTGACAACCCAAGCAACCCAGACAACTGTAGATAATACCAGTACACCTGATACTACATTCAATTCGACTGCAAATTCATCTCCGACTGTCAGTACAACCTCAGATTCAGTGCACAATGCCACACAAGGTAAGATACAGGCTCCATATTCTTATTtgctgttttatcattttttattctatttaccTCCTGCCAAATTAccttattttcttcattttttcctGCATTACTAGGTTTGGGACTGAATAATTCAGAAAAGAATATGACTATTCTCTTCAGCGTTGTACTTGGAGTGTTTGCTGTCAGCCTGGTTGTGTACACGTTCCACAGATGCAAACACAGAATCCAATACTTGCATCAACCTCTATACAACACCGAGGACACAGGTAAGGAGTTAAATCCCCCATTCATCATGCAATCAATACAAACTCATTAGTCTATTATTAGCGGCTAAAAAGACCGATTTAATTTTCACCAGATCAATTCGTAGCAGAAGATGACACGCTCGTAATTTCTGGAGGACTTTATGATGGCCATCCAATCTTTGACAATCAACCAACAGCCACAACAGAACAATCTCAATTCTGCCTTGAGTTCCTTCatgaagaggatgagaggattCCTACATTTTAAGATGTCACCTTTGACAGGCATATAATGGGACAAACCAATCGATTTTCCTCATCAACTATTCAGTACTATTTTCAAGACTGGGATTTCTACAACTGTGAACTTCAAAACATAACGGAGAGGCTAATGGCTGAGATGAAAGGAAAATTATGATGGCTGGAATATTGAAACAAGGACAATGCTAAGGAACTTGAACACCCCTTTATCTTGTATTACAATAACAGCATACATAAATATAATGAATATATGAACATAGCAATTTAGAATGAATATACATACCAACAATATGAATTTGTGCAAAATAGCTACAAAGAAACAACATTGGAGCAAGCACATGCAGCATGAACTTTTACAAGAACACCACCAATGGTAAATGATTCTATATCTGGTGAATTGGTA
This DNA window, taken from Centroberyx gerrardi isolate f3 chromosome 5, fCenGer3.hap1.cur.20231027, whole genome shotgun sequence, encodes the following:
- the LOC139915276 gene encoding uncharacterized protein LOC139915276 — its product is MAMDTNFVPLACCLLTLSFATTTPPSEEGGLNLAANLTGTVTMSTPSLNLTHTTAMGAPSNTTADGMTVFATVISTLTEGTTPFASTTQDDTALTKATATSESTNHPQTTQSTAIWTSATDGASLTTTIPSTETPTFTVLTTQATQTTVDNTSTPDTTFNSTANSSPTVSTTSDSVHNATQGLGLNNSEKNMTILFSVVLGVFAVSLVVYTFHRCKHRIQYLHQPLYNTEDTDQFVAEDDTLVISGGLYDGHPIFDNQPTATTEQSQFCLEFLHEEDERIPTF
- the slc5a8l gene encoding sodium-coupled monocarboxylate transporter 1, with translation MVGTGGPVASFSVWDYVVFAGTILAAAGIGLFQAIRGRKETTSEEFLLGGRQMTAVPVAMSLTASFMSGITVIGTPAEAYRFGAAFWLFGFSYAIMSTVTAEIFVPLFYRLGITSTYEYLEMRFNRTIRLIGTTMYIIQTALYTGLVIYAPALALNQITGLDLWGVLVATGVVCILYCTLGGLKAVIWTDVLQMVIMLAGFVAVIARGAVLQGGLGKIWEDAGHGGRLDAFDFDPDPLKRHTFWTIVVGGSVMWTSIYSINQSQVQRYISCKTLTHAKMSLYVNMIGLCLTVSLAVFSGLTMFSIYKNCDPLTNGDIGAPDQLLPYLVMDILAAYPGVPGLFVAAAYSGTLSTVSSSINALVAVTVEDFILPLWKNLTQKQVSWLNMGLSVFFGFLCIGMAGVASLMGSILQAALSVFGMISGPLLGLYLLGMFFRTTNSTGGLVGLIIGLVLTLWAGIGSQIYPPTDEKTKPLPLSTAGCNNTMGQNYTTLAPWTSPVTLTPQDDGRPALADTWYSLSYVYLCLLGVLSTMVTGLLVSMITGGCKQEKLSSDLFVTKRDLICFNCCSNSQASDLMEKDSTDLHMGADNSQFTDSRFDIMDKDVEKVTKF